A window of the Dioscorea cayenensis subsp. rotundata cultivar TDr96_F1 chromosome 14, TDr96_F1_v2_PseudoChromosome.rev07_lg8_w22 25.fasta, whole genome shotgun sequence genome harbors these coding sequences:
- the LOC120275942 gene encoding actin-depolymerizing factor 5-like isoform X1 produces the protein MAMAFKMATIGFSVMEECKSSFMDMKRRRVHRYIVFKIDEDSRAVMVDKVGGPGEGYDDLAASLPVDDCRYAVFDFDFVTVDNCQKSKIFFIAWSPSASRIRSKMLYATSKQGLRRVLDGVHYEMQATDPTEMGFDLILDRAK, from the exons ATGGCTATGGCTTTCAAGAtg GCAACCATTGGGTTTTCAGTGATGGAGGAGTGCAAGAGCTCATTCATGGACATGAAAAGGAGAAGGGTACACAGATACATTGTGTTCAAGATAGATGAGGATTCAAGGGCAGTCATGGTCGATAAGGTCGGCGGCCCCGGTGAAGGCTACGATGATCTCGCCGCCTCCCTCCCCGTCGACGATTGTCGTTATGCtgtatttgattttgattttgtcaCCGTCGACAATTGCCAGAAGAGCAAGATATTTTTCATCGCTTG GTCACCAAGTGCATCAAGAATAAGATCAAAGATGTTATATGCAACATCAAAACAAGGATTGAGGAGAGTTCTTGATGGAGTACACTATGAAATGCAAGCTACAGACCCAACTGAGATGGGATTTGATCTCATTCTTGACAGAGCCAAATGA
- the LOC120275942 gene encoding actin-depolymerizing factor 5-like isoform X2 has protein sequence MEECKSSFMDMKRRRVHRYIVFKIDEDSRAVMVDKVGGPGEGYDDLAASLPVDDCRYAVFDFDFVTVDNCQKSKIFFIAWSPSASRIRSKMLYATSKQGLRRVLDGVHYEMQATDPTEMGFDLILDRAK, from the exons ATGGAGGAGTGCAAGAGCTCATTCATGGACATGAAAAGGAGAAGGGTACACAGATACATTGTGTTCAAGATAGATGAGGATTCAAGGGCAGTCATGGTCGATAAGGTCGGCGGCCCCGGTGAAGGCTACGATGATCTCGCCGCCTCCCTCCCCGTCGACGATTGTCGTTATGCtgtatttgattttgattttgtcaCCGTCGACAATTGCCAGAAGAGCAAGATATTTTTCATCGCTTG GTCACCAAGTGCATCAAGAATAAGATCAAAGATGTTATATGCAACATCAAAACAAGGATTGAGGAGAGTTCTTGATGGAGTACACTATGAAATGCAAGCTACAGACCCAACTGAGATGGGATTTGATCTCATTCTTGACAGAGCCAAATGA
- the LOC120275061 gene encoding signal peptidase complex catalytic subunit SEC11A-like produces MGWIADGMESIRSLQIRQVLTQVVSLGMIVTSALIIWKGLMCVTGSESPVVVVLSGSMEPGFKRGDILFLHMSKDPIRAGEIVVFNVDGREIPIVHRVIKVHERQETGEVDVLTKGDNNFGDDRLLYARGQLWLQQHHIMGRAVGFLPYVGWVTIIMTEKPIIKYLLIGALGLLVITSKE; encoded by the exons ATGGGTTGGATCGCTGATGGAATGGAATCCATACGCTCTCTCCAGATCCGTCAAGTCCTCACCCAGGTCGTCAGTCTCG GTATGATTGTGACCTCGGCGCTGATAATTTGGAAGGGTTTGATGTGCGTTACTGGGAGTGAATCGCCGGTTGTGGTTGTGCTGTCAGGAAGCATGGAGCCTGGGTTTAAGAGG GGGGATATCCTTTTCCTGCACATGAGCAAGGATCCTATTCGTGCTGGTGAAATAGTGGTGTTTAATGTTGAT GGACGTGAAATTCCTATTGTTCATCGTGTAATTAAG gtGCATGAACGACAAGAAACAGGAGAGGTTGATGTTCTAACAAaag GGGACAACAACTTTGGTGATGACAGACTTCTGTACGCCCGTGGTCAGCTCTGGCTTCAGCAGCACCATATTATGGGTCGGGCTGTGGG GTTTCTACCGTATGTTGGCTGGGTTACCATCATTATGACTGAGAAGCCAATTATTAAG TACTTGCTCATCGGAGCTTTAGGATTACTCGTCATAACCTCAAAGGAGTAG